CCTCTATCTTGATTTTGTATCTACTGAAACGTACACTGAATGTATGTGTCTGTATGTACCTactgaaaatataaaaataatgcaCCAGCAAATAAAGTAAATGAAGATTTTTTTGCTTTATTATGCAGTCCATTTAATGAAATTACTGTCAACAACCAGTTTGAAAATGTTATCATCCTGCCCAAGCCCAGACTCCTGACAAAGTTGAGCATCATTTACACCATAGCATAACTTTCTAATAATTAAATTCTGTCTTTTGTAAAAAAAATAGGTACCACCTGACACCTCTGCTTTCCACAGCTAGCACTTCCACTTTGTTAACATCAACATTTGTTACATAAACACATCGTCTTCTGCACTGCCTGCCAGCAATAGCCACCACACTTTCCGCAGTGTAGTATGTCGTGATCTAAATTATGTTATTACTTACACTACCATCTTTGTTAACACCtgcaccatgaccaacactagacaGACATTCATTTCATAATGATATAGCAGAGGGTACAGCATATACCAGTTCTGTACAGGTACTGGCACTGAATAATTAAAACATAATTATGTTAAATGTCATTTTTTCCCCTTGAGGTTACTTTAGCTGCAGACACATTTGCTCTTAGTGTTAGTAAAAATTCATTAGAGTTAACATTGCTACATTATACCAATCTTTCTCTGTAATATCTTTAAATTTGAAGCAATATCCATCTACATTATAGTTCAGTGTCGTCACCTGGCCCTGGAATCATTACGATGATCTTGGAACTATAATCCGTGCCGATTCACTGGATTACTATAGATGAATATTAAAACACCTTTAAagattatttaatatacaaagaAAATAATGCAGAGTATTtggcatacatatacacatcTAAAATGCTCATAAATGATTGTCACCTGTGTGACCATTCTCTCTGAGAGTTGGATGAAATGATTAACAAAGCCATGACACTTTCAGCTCAAGAATATTTACATTCATGACTTTACATATTGCAAACTAATTCTGCATACTGCatttgcatacatgcatacatgcatacttcTGCATTTGATAACAAAAAGTTATTTTTAAGATGAAAAACAGTCTTTTAAATGAGAATTAAAGTCTAATAAAAAGTTAGTAGTGGTTGGTGCATTACCTGCCTCTGGTCAGTTGATTACAATATATTGAGATAAATATTACCAACATCACAATGAGCTTGCCAGAAAACCAACCTGGAATGTAGTACCAAGTTGAGGGATCAGTGAAGATTAAAAACATCGTAACCATTGCCAAGTTCTCAATTCCACAGACAAAATAGTAGAACACATATTTTTTTCTAGTTGGTTCATCTTTATCATTAATGAAGACAAAAATATACACAACGCCCAACACGCAACTGAAAAATATATTTGCAATTATTTATGTTTACTGGAAAGGAGAATACAGTATATTAATTATAATCATTAAAATTAAAAAATCCAAATTATAACTAAACCAAACTGTTTGTGAAAGTAATTTACCCTATAGTTCTTGACTCATTTTCCTTACCATTAATTTCATTCAAGCCTAAAGCAACAAGGATAAACAATTATGAAAACTAAGAGTTTACTGTTAAACATATTTTGGGGAGGGCCCCCCTCAGTAGCTCCTAGAGTTAAAAGCTGGTAAAGTCATGCCGTAGGTTGTAAGAAGATCCACCTGACCTCCGAGACCCGTCCTTGCCTACCATGAGCCAAAAACTGAATCTAGATAGATTCAAAGCAAATAGTGCTTGGGATCAGAGATCACTACCAAAACTGATACTGTACAAAAACAGAAGTCGGCACAAACAAATAAGCTAATGCTTGAAGTAAATTATGTTCTCAAAAATATTAAGGAAAACAATTGTTGCCACGGTGTACTCGTGGTACACCGAGGCAACAATAGTGATGTGCGCCTGGCCCTGCTCCTTTTGAGTGTTGGTAATTGTAGGTTTTTCCCAAGGGTGCTTATGGTCAAGGTTCAGGAGTGGTTCAACCGAGATGCTTCCCTCATGCCTAGTGAACCTGCCTGTCTGTGTGATGGTCCGGGTAGTTGGTCTCTTTTTCCCCGATGGGGCATTTTCTTGGGCTTACATTTTCGGTCAGGTTATTATGGCTTTCTCATCTGACGGCCTGATAAGTACTGCTATTTGCTTTTTTTTATCTGAATGCAATTTAGAAGGCAAGGGTGGGTTTTAGAGGTCTGGTGTAACCCCCTGAGGCTTGGCTGGGCCAGCACAGCTTAAGGAGGTACTAAGGGGTCTTCCCAGAAAACCCATAAATAAATCTGATAAAATTCAAGACATAACAGGACTAAAACATTTTCCTGAAAGTTTAATGTCTGTTAAACTGCTTCATGTTGGATAGTGGGCCATGGCTTACCACCAACAAAATTAATAACCTCAGCATTGCCTCATCTCTAAGATGTTTATGAACTTTCAAAACATTTGGTTTTCTTTTATGTTTGTATATCTTTACATAAAACTATGATGTATGCTTGTTACTATTATATTATACTCCCTTGTAGCTCCTGAGAAGTTTAATATTGTATTATATTTGAAAAATACCTAAACTATCACATTAAAAGTATAATGCCACAATGACTCAGTTCTAATTAATGTGTTTACCTAAGTAAGCATTCTCCTAATACTCTGGAGCACACTTTACTGAAGGATCTCCGCGATATAAGCCACACTGCCATGAAAATCCAATGACCtagacacaccactagtacatacaGCCGAAACTTGCTGGCAAAAAGAACCAAGGCAATAACCCGGGCACCTGCAAAAAGAGAGTGCATATTTTAAGAATAAATAACTGTATAAAGTCCAAGGATGTTAGTTACTTTTGTCATCAaaagatttaaacaaaaaaaccagcactgaatgtaatgaaacaccattttctgggtgagacatgGAGGCACCCTGGAACTATACCAGGCTGACGTCTATATATTAGATCATGGCAACAATCACTCgatggagttctagcctaccggggaccacgagccagaacctggatcCCTcaaagaggcatgaggagcaatggcctatagacaccccccctcccccatgtagttggaagtagactatgtctgccatctaccaggtcaggtacCCAGgtaaggtaggaattccaaaacaaactacagctggttagaAATTGCCAACTGAAAGCCGAATGAGCAAGTAGAATTCTccaatcagaaaacaagcaaacaagcatgtcaCCTCAGCCACCGCACCACTGTCCGCGCAGCACCCACCTCCCCGGGAGGGAAAaggaggagccccagacctcccgtgCCGGCTACCCAACCCTAGTTCAGAGGGTGAATATCAAAAACGCGAAAACCCGCCAACCGGGGGGAGGAAGAAATGCTaaagagcctccaggtctcactcagaaaatggagtttcattacatttaatgctggttttctgtggggagtcccTTCTGTggcgagaagcaaagaacagacacCGCTTCCTTCAGAATCGACgcaaacaacttcaacaaggcagccgacgtccGAGGAAGGCGCACCGGATGCTGGCCCAGAACCCagctcctccacatcctccttgagccagtccaaagacagctccagcagggaaaagaAGCGCAAAATCAAAGCCAAATGCCCACAGACAATACAAGTCCCTAGCCACCAAGGACGCCAAAAGGGCAGgagcctgcacgtgaagctgtacCAGGCCTATATCACGAGGAAGAACAAGGCGAGCAAGCATGCACTGAGGCGCTCAAACTCACCCCCAGGCAAGCCTGAACCATCATAGTAGTTTCCCGCCACTCAAGCGTGTGGGTCCGACAAAACGCATGCCACGCCCCCCaatgaaaagaaagggcagtctgccaacCAAAGACTCCAGCACCTTGTAACACACCCAGTAAGGAAAAGGGGGAACCAAACTCAAATGATGAaggatccattattgagacgaaatcagggtctcgcaggaggtacaACGCAAGTGCCTCCAAAACCTTCTTAGGCGGGATGCAGGAAGTCGAAAACCTGCGGAAAGAGGGAACTGAGGAATCCAAGGGAacccggaaccgaacccagggaggagccgaactcgtatcaaactcgcacagggaaagagggggggggataagaaaacccctgcccctgcaacaataagccctgcgccgagggtaccaacacccaagcaGGGTCAAACGGGGCCCAAGCCCCCTCAAGTCAACTCCTCCCTAGCCCCAGGATCCTCCACGTCAGGACCTGGGGCAGAGCTGTCCTCCAAACTCTCTGCCTCTGGAGAAAAGACAGAGTCCATTGGAAAAGCAGGGAAGAAGGGGGTCCACTAGTGCAACCCAAAAGCcccggcaggaggaacaggcttgaaTGCCTCCACCGCTGAACTGAAAGGGGCAGCCCTCGAAACTACCCGAGTCTCTCCGCCATCTAAACCCTGCCCAGACTCCGAAACtctcagacgtttgggagccagCAACGGGCGTGGAGGGGGGTGGGATGTGAAGGAGGGggcgggagggagagggggatgggaaggagggggtgggggtagaggggggatgaggagtgggacgaacaacagaaggggaaggacaagaGGGGCGCGGGCAAAACCAAAGTTGAGGTGACTAACTCTCtcaagtccaggtccctataaccaaagcgaGGCAGCCTCGTGGCATCTGGAAAGGTAACCAACCtagcgcattgcagcaacctaaacctcatGCAACACTGAAGCTGCCTGTACCCAAATATCAAGATCAGTGGATTGGGTGAGTacaagcaaggaacaccactcacaggactctgggtcaaaggtgtcattgacccaagaggcagcatggcggaggctaaAACGATGAATGTCACCcaaagacaaggggacagagcaaccttcatacTCGCACGAAGCAAGATGGGACTCAGAGGATGCATCCATTGAACCAATAAGTTGCAATGAGGTTTTCCAGAGCCTTTAGGCTGACtgttaagggaagcccaggcaaagtACTGCTTCCCCCTCCCAAtcccagggagggggaagctgtgcaGACAGTGGCACATCAGAGatggtgacgtcatacttgtttgctcgtttttggtTTGGGAAGTTCTGCTTGCTAGTTCTGCTTTTAGTCGCACTTTTGAACCAGCTGTAGATGCTGTAGATGTTTTGGGATGCCTAACCTAGCAgatagcagacatagaatgcatccaaccacagggaaggtttctataggccattgctcctcgtgcctctctgagggggacaggttctggcttgtggtcaccGATAGGCTAAGAACTCCAATCGAATTGACTGATGCCACGGTCTGATATATGCATATCAGCCCgatatagctctggggagccggagGGGCTCTCCTCAGAAATATAACTAATTTGTTAAAGCCATGTTCTTAAATATGTGTTTTATACATAATAAATACCGTACCAATACTGAAACTTTGCCACAGAAAAAGAACACATGTTCCAAGTTTGGAAATATTGTTTTTCTCCTGGTTGGTAAAGCGACTTCCACGGGCATACGCTGTCATTCCCCAGGCCAAGCTCACAAGTGACGTGACACACCCAAGTGACAGTACGTACTCTGAAAATAAGGGCCAGTACAATAACACATTTTGTATTATCTAATATAGTTACACAGCACAATGAAATCCTATATATCTATCATATAGTCATATATCTGTATTGATGAATGTATGTCTGGATTGTATATATCCAGTATGTATAAATATTCCAAGATGATTCTAGTGTATAAATGTtccaaggtggttctggtgtataAATGTtccaaggtggttctggtgtataAATGTTCCAAGGTGGTTCTAGGTTATAAATGTtccaaggtggttctggtgtataAATGTTCCTAGGTGGTTCTGGTGTACTGTATAAATGTTCCAAGGTGATTCTGGTGTATAAATGTtccaaggtggttctggtgtataAATGTtccaaggtggttctggtgtataAATGTTCCAAGGTGGTTCTAGGTTATAAATGTtccaaggtggttctggtgtataAATGTtccaaggtggttctggtgtataAATGTtccaaggtggttctggtgtataAATGTtccaaggtggttctggtgtataAATGTTCCTAGGTGGTTCTGGTGTACTGTATAAATGTTCCAAGGTGGTACTGGTGTATAAATGTTCCAAGGTGGTTCTAGGTTATAAATGTTCAAAGCGTGCTTTAGTAACTAAACAACCTTCAgaacatatacacaaatactcaCTAGTGACAGCAGTTTCAAATGAAAATAaccaatattaaaaataattttctttaacctTACAGCATTCACTTAAACTCAATCATACCCACTACTTTACCTAACTTGATCTGTTTCATAAAGTAATTCTTTATCACCTAACAGTACCTTTGCAAGATGGATGCCTTGGCCGTTTTGAGGAACCTTTGCAATGGCTCGATATCTAGATATGTTCATAATATGTTGGTTATCTCTGTGACATATATAATGATTGTTTCTCAAAATGCACATTAAGTTTGTAATACCAGGCCACCATAAGATGGAATATAGAAATGATGCAGATTCTCTTGTGTTAAAGGAGAGGCGAGAATAGACCTCAAGTTTCTGATGTTATGAGAAATATAGATATATTAAGAACTGGCATAGTAATGGTTAAAGTAATCAAGAAAACAGATTAATTCTCAGAAAACAAGCATTTCAAAGAGGATTTAAAAAATCATGAAATCTGTAAATAACTACAACTAGAATACTACTGCAATTTTCTTGAATTAGTATTCACAGTACTGTAAGAGCACTCACGCCATTTTCTATTATATTCCACTGACTCTGGCTTCTGAGTCAAGATATAGAGCTGAAGCACCAACTGTGGAGCCGCCTCCATAAAGCATTCAAATAGACGAAGGAAAACACCATCACTATCCTCATACAGCATTAGAGTGTAATATGCCTGCTGCTGTTTCTTGTCGCCTTCTTTCCAATAtctccgactttttattccatgATACAATGCATCAAAATATctgttaagagagagagagagagagattgaactGTTATCATACGCAACATCTTATCACCAGCAATGGAAAGTGAACGTTTTCAACCGTTTCATAACTGAAAGGGAGTAACTAATTAAGGGTCCCAGCACCGGACTAAGGACCCCAAACCTtagaaaaataacaaaaattaacagtaacaggaataatattataaaaaaataataatataaataattaagtGTTAATGAGTGACCAATACAATGAGCAAATGTTCATCTAGTGGGTAAGATAAAGTGTCAAGAAAGTATACAGTGAGGCTAAGATGAGCAGTGAGGCTGTGGAAGTGTAGTAAATTATGGAAGTGAATGCTAGTTAGAGTTCTAACTAGCACATGATAgacgtgaatgtgtgtgtgtcttcacaTTGATGACGGACGACAACACAAATGCTAGTAAGAGCAAATCTCAGTGTTTGAAAGAAAAGGGAAACAATAGTGTATCATTACAATATAACTATGCATACCTGGCTGGCTTTGTATACAGTACTATCACTGCTGCTAAATTTGTCACTTTAAGCATGTTTTGTGTGTTTTATATGACCAAATAAGCATCCAAACGTCCATAAGCGTCTGTAATGACAaaatcacacatcagaaaatagagaaacgatgacgtttcagattgtcctggaccattatcatgtcttgCGATGGAATGACGATCAAAACATCATCGTTTCTCTATTTTCTGATGCGTGGTttgatcatcatatcttcagccgtgTTATTTTGACTCATCGTCTGTATTTGTATTAATATCTTTTTCAATGTTAAAACAAATTAAACCTTATCTTGCATTCCACTTATCTAGTATTACTTAATACGTAAACTGCATTGAAAAAGACTTGTATTGTTTTTAATTAAACTTATAATGTATTACACAATCAACACATTAATAAAACTATATACAGACTTACCTAAGAACTGGGCCAAGCTGAAATAATAGCACAATTATGCGCACAACCCACCGGACCATTGAAGCTTTTGGTACATCTGGATTATCACCATCTTTAATGTACCTGCAGATGAAAAGTAAATAGTAGaacttgtaaaaaaaaaagagagataaaAAAAAAGATTCTAAATATTTGCATTATGTCTATTTTTAAGTTATATCTGTAATACAGCAACTGATTCATCTCAGAAAAGAATAAGCTGAAGAAATGTTTGAAGAAATGTGAAGCACAAATTGTAATTTCAAGAATTTGTTTAAATTGTTAGTATTAAATCATTGCCTTGTATGACAAAGCCAAAATCATTCTGCATTTTGAATTAAGTTCAACCAAGTAAATTATAAATGATATACATTAAATCTGTATTGCAACTGAATAAGAACACCACATCACACAAGACTAATCACTACTGAACAGATACACTGTATCAGTACTGTACAATATTTACAAATATCAGCCTTGTTTTTTTTAGCAGGGtttataacaataaagtattgacaaatgaaatgccattttctagtGGGCCTCCAGTAGATTCCTGAGCTTGACTTTGGTACCATCTGAGACCCATTCTTCACCTATGAGGACCAGGACCAAAATCTGGTTCACTCTACAAGCTTAGGATCAGAGATCAACCACAAAACTCAAGAGAAATTCACAAGAAAGCATAGGCACCCATAGATAAACAAGACAAACAATTGCTGTAACAGGATAATTACCAAATCATGTTACTGACTGTTACCAATGGCAGCCCAGGTCACCTGAGGTCCCAGCAAGCCTGCCACCTCACTCTGGAGCTGCGCATGCAAAATTCCATAAATCCATGCAGAAGAAGGGAAGAGGGCAGATGAGAAGTCACTAGAAACCCACCAGAATccggtatttcattacattcaatgttcaATATCTGGGAGGGCCCCGTCAATAACTTGCTGAGCTTACAACAGCACCTCAATAGAGGAGGCCATCTTATCTGTAAATGGAAAAATTGAACTGGACTAATCTGTAGAAGAACGGCAGGAGAGGAGGGCCTTAGGCGAAGAATGGTAGCTACACACTAAATGCCCAAGCTAACATTGGCACTGCAAGACAGACAAACAACAAACAAGGATCAAGAGGTCATTATCAGTAGAGCCACCAGAAGCCCCAAGTTCAAACATCAGCCATGGACAAAACAGCAAAGAAAGTCATCAAGTAGCAAACATCTGTACATCCCAGATCAGGCACAAACAGCCAGCTGACTGGACCGAACCAACATGCAGAGAACCTGGGAAAGATAGGTCTTTAAATAAGGGACACGAGGAACAGGAATGACTAACTAATGTTATGATCGATGTCTAATAACCATTCTTCCCAgcctcaagagtcatttttacccacctagaaagacTGCAGACGGCCCAAGctgaattttaagttaaaaaggaATGAGTCTTATTTATAATCTTGCATAATATTTGGCTGTAAAGGGGTGAATTGAGGGCAATTGTTAAACAAAATGATGCCCAGGCAGGCAGTGACACATCTGGGATTTGATGTAGTGCAGCGACACTGTCTAAGAGCTCAGGCAAAGCGAGAGAGGTGACTGGCGGGGGCTCAGTTGCTCAGCCAATCAGTGACGAGCTTTCTGTGACGTCAATGGTTTTGTAATTGATCTTCGATTCCCCTGCTCCCATACCTTGTAGTGAGAGCCAGTTTCTCGCCCTCTTCCCAATAGATGACAGATGTATCTCGGAGGCCTGGTGTGTTGCACTAAGGCTTGGTAGTACCAGAGTCAAGCTCATGAAGTCTCTGACGAGTCCATCCCAGAAACACAGTCAGAGAAAATTCATTAATGAACagaaacaaaatataaaaaatgtTATGAGTTTAGCGAGGATGTTGTG
Above is a window of Procambarus clarkii isolate CNS0578487 chromosome 11, FALCON_Pclarkii_2.0, whole genome shotgun sequence DNA encoding:
- the LOC123758237 gene encoding XK-related protein 6; this translates as MFTNLAMEAEGDKPQQETENLSCSLDEVDYPPNNYIYRWIDGLFVVGGMITFFVDWGFDILTAYTHWKHNDVIWFTLTVIFIGVPSLVMTVVSLHWYIKDGDNPDVPKASMVRWVVRIIVLLFQLGPVLRYFDALYHGIKSRRYWKEGDKKQQQAYYTLMLYEDSDGVFLRLFECFMEAAPQLVLQLYILTQKPESVEYNRKWQYVLSLGCVTSLVSLAWGMTAYARGSRFTNQEKNNISKLGTCVLFLWQSFSIGARVIALVLFASKFRLYVLVVCLGHWIFMAVWLISRRSFSKVCSRVLGECLLSCVLGVVYIFVFINDKDEPTRKKYVFYYFVCGIENLAMVTMFLIFTDPSTWYYIPGTVIHFILFALGLAFMGMYYMVLHPTLSKTPASQAQRMQRSQVGS